The segment ttatttttagtgcaaATTTCTTGTTAAAAAAGTGTAGTTTTATAGAGCTGATAGACCAACTTATATCCGAACTTTTATAAAAGGTTATTAACTAATTCTTGATTTTGTCAGACAGGCATACCACAGATGCTTTACTGGTTGACTTGCTGGTTCGTTCATCCTTGGTTCTAGAGcaagttcctttttaaaaataaatcatttataatCTTGTTTTTAGTGGTTCAGCTGGTGCCGTTAGGGGTGTGCACTGAGAAATGACGGTGTCGGCGCCATGGAAGTATTACTGTCGCACATGTtgctttccttcaccaatgtcagCAGCTTCCTTTCCCCCAAACAGTGTTAAAAGCCACTTTATTACATCACTTGACTTCATATAATGTACCTTCGCTGTTTCACATATATATTCAAGTAAATCAAAAACCTTGGGTGGAGTTGTTGAGAAGTGTGTTTCTGCAGTTTTGTTTTATGTAGAACATTCATTTATCCAGAATGGCAGTTCTAGCAGGTGGTCACAGTCCATTTTCTGAATCAGATTTTAACAAATCCAAACACTTAAACAAATCCAAAGTATCCTCGCTGTTTGTCAAGATGGTCTACAGAGATGTTAGAAATGAATAGAGATGCTATACTTTTAAAGATGTTGCAATATTAGGGTGCCATTTTCACCTTTTTTAAGTGATGCATTTTGTTGGCAGGTCTATGAAGTTCTTGCAAACTATTATTATACAGGAACATTTTGAGTACCCACTCAGGCATGTTTGCAGATACGCCACATGTATAGGTGTTAggaaatttcattttatcttctctAAAGTCTGCCTAATGAAAGACATTCCACTATTATAATACATAATGCTCAgctttttgtaaatatttaaatgtattttgtgtTTATACAGGTATTCACAGTACTTTGTTCTCTATGATGCAGCCACTATAACATGATATAAGGCATTGCACAACTTCAATTTTTTAGTAATATCATGAATTTAATTTGCTTAATAAGTTTTAGCACATTTCATAACTTTTAATCTCTTGACAATTACATTGGCAAAAGCGTTTGTTAATAGTCTCCCCACCTCAAACCCACAAAGCACTGTCATTTTCATTTGGAATAATGTtctgttttatgatgtgttttcAAATTGAGTTTGGAATCTGCAACTCAAGTTCAGCATAATCTGTTGAGCTTTCAAACGTGTCTGAAGTAATATTTAAGTaggcatttaaaattattaattaatgttttaaaattgatgCATAGTAATTTTCACTGTAAAATAattcctcttctccccttcctgtcTGCCATTGTGAATATgcttattaaagtattttttaaacagaaaaaaaagaagatatcaaAGATCTACCTTGGCCTTTcacacaaaatcaaaataaagcaacAGCATTTATTCCATCTGCTTATTGGTTTTAGGTTGCTTTAAAGGCAGATGGTTTCTTTCTGAGGTAAGGAATATTTGACAGTCACCGAATTAGTTAATCTGTAATAAAGAACAGTTGTCAATACCCACTGACTTTCAGTTTTGTCTGCTTTCTTCCAGACAAAACTAACATCAGATATTGTTAGAAATACCTATGGCGACTGTTAAAACTACAAGGCAGAGACAGGGTTGTACTCTGAAAGTATATACCCTCTCACAGGGACAGCTGTCACAAGCTTCATTTATTCACATTTCCTTCCAGAGGATCATTGAAAGATCGCAGTAAACGTGCATAACAGGATGTTTGTTATAGTCTTAGTGCTTTTCAACTGTGAGCTTTGCAGTTAGCCAAAGATTTGAACATCTTTCATATCTGGTGCCATGATTAATTTTTATGGTTAAACCTCTTTGGCAGCATGTACTTATAATATGTTTATAGATTTTGAAAATAAGGGTGACAGCCTGCTTACCCAACTGATTTGTCTTTCTTTCAACTTTACAAATTCCTAGGTTTTCTTTCAATTCTAGTACAATATTCAGGGTATACCTGGCATTCTTTACATTTCTGGCCTTAAGTAGATCTCCTGCCACGGGTCCTACTAATGTTAATGTCAACAAACAATTCTACTGAAATGGCATTCACTGTTTAGATTTTCGTAACCTGAGCAATCCGGTTCCCGGGGGTATTTTGAACAGATCCAGTGGGTTGTATCACTGGGTGCAATTGATATTTGCTTTCTCTCCACGCACTCTAAGGTGTATTTCCAGGCCAAGTGAGAGAGTATAAGGTtaagctacttgccttgcacgtagcagagTCCCTACCACAAATGAGGAACAGATCCCAAGAACCACAACATATGGGGGCAAAAAAATAGTAGGAAATAGAGAAAAGTGAATCTCCAGGGATgttgagaaattattttctgaaaagggagtaGCAGACTAAACAATTTTGAGAACATGTGGCTTAGAAGGTTAAATATCCACAAACTTGaatcaaaatattcataaattcagCCTCACAAGCTCAGCAAGTATCTCTAATATCCATTTCTCTTGGAAAGCAAAACTACATAAGTAAACCTGATAATGGGTAAACCATTGTGAGTATACCTATGTATTAACCTTGGCAACAGATCTGCCCATACAGAAGATGAGTGCAGCCCAAACACAACAGGCGAGCCATAATCACCCACCAGTCACCTTCTCCAGACTCTCACAGTGAAAGCAGCAGCCTAACTGCTGTGGGACTGAGCGGCAGGATTCTCTGGCTACACCTGTCCTGGTGACCCCTGTGTGTCCGGGACCAGCTGAATCTATTCTCCTCCATAGGAAGAGGctattcctccctccaccccatttAGGAAAGAGGTGATGCTTTCTCTCCAGACCCACCACTGCCAGCTAGCAGACACAGTTCTGAGTCAGCAGATACTGCTCTGCAGTAGCAGATACAAGGAGGAAGATCTCACAGCAGTTTCTCCAACCACAAAGAGATTTCAGTAAATGTATGGTGTCAGTGACTGGATGGTTTAAGACTGCTGGTAGCAAGCATGACTAGAACCAGGGCtagagtgacaatacagtggaaagggtgtttgctttgcatgtaccacaaggttcaattcccagcatcccatagagtcccctagtactgccaggataactcctgactgaaaagccaggagtaacccctgtgcatcaccaggtgtgacccaaaaaggggaaaaaatccctGACTagaacctctcagagagctctcAGACAGAACCATTCCCAAGGCCAAATTAACACCTGAAGGTGACTATCACCGTGTGAACATCACCTCACACTCTGTTGTACTCCTCTGCTTTTTCACTACTGAGTGCACAGAGACACGGACAGCACATCGAGAGAAAACACAAGCACTGTTCATGCCCAAAAAGGCCATGACACAGGAAGAGCAAAGCAGCTGGCTGAGGAAACGTGCCAGTATGTTATGTAGGAGCAGGGACATTGTCGTTGTATCTTTCAAAGCTGGAATATATCTACAGAACAGTCCCAATGTGTCAGGAGTGAGGAGGGGAAAACTGGGCATCAAAATGGTTCAAAGAGGCAATATCCTCACCTCTGGCTTAAAAAACTCACAAGAATGTCTTTGCTTGAACAGTGGCACCAGTGACTAGCAGAACACACAGGAAGCAGTGATGGGTGTTAACTGAAGGATCTATCTAAGAAAACGTGTAGGCACAGCAGAGAGCTGGGTGTCGAGGAAGGATGCAGTTTGCATGTCTGGTACAGGAAAGGGTCGTGAACACTAGGACAGAGATACAGTCTAATGAAGGTTGAGTGGGAAGATCTGCAGACTTGATCAGTAAGCAGACAAGTCCCAAGAGGGGGAATTAAAGCTAATAACCGTGTGTGGGGAAAAAACACCTCTGTTAAGAAAAAGTAACAAGTGATATTTTGGAGACTTGAATACACAGAAGATTAAAAGGATAGCAAATGACTATGCAGATATTTCTAGAAATCAGGTGGTTTAGGGTTATATATATTCCTTCATGGAAGTATGGTTTTGAATATAGCACTTTTCTCAAAGAAAGAGCCCTCACAGTGTCAATTTTTAGGAAGGCCAGGGAATAGGCACCAGTATGTACTGGTGAGAGCCTGCAGAGAAgatgagagggaggaggaagaggagggaaaggaagaaatctccTGTAGTGGTCCCTTTCCTCTCCTGCTGTCCCTATCCCAATCTTCCCTACAAAATACACTTAGGAAAATCTGTGGTCAGACCAGCCCctctgaaatgaaagaaaactggCTCCTGGCATGATTCTGAGGCACAGAAACATTCATATTTGAAAAATCTGCTCAAAGGGCATCCCTTTTCTACGGCCAGGAGATGGGCTTTAGTAAACAAGGGACCTGCACAGACTTGTCTCAAACTGCTTCTCCTTAGCTCTCTGCAGCTCCTGCACCTGCATGAAACTTCGAAAGAGCAAAGATGTCCAATCAGACCAGTGTGACTCAATTCATCCTCAGAGGCTTTTCAGATGACCCTGCACTGAGAATTGTGTCTGTCGTCTTTTTCTTGTTTGTCTACCTGTTTGGCCTCCTGGGAAATCTTTCCATTATcacagcagtgatttctgaagGCCgtctccacacgcccatgtacttcttcctaaAGAACCTGTCTTTCCTGGACACGTGCTACACTTCAGTCACTATCCCCAAGGCCCTGGTCACAACTCTCATGGGCTCTGGGGTCATTTCCTACCTTGAATGTGTAGCTCAGCTCTACACATTCATTACGCTTGGTTCGACCGAGTGCTTCCTACTAACTGCAATGGCCTATGACCGCTGCTTGGCCATCTACAGGCCCCTGCTCTATGGTGCCACCATGAACCACCAACTTTGCTGTGAGCTGGTTGTCATGGCATGGGTGGCTGGTGCCATCTTCTCAGCCTTCCACACTGCCAacaccttctccctccctttctgtgGGCCCAACATCATCGAGCACTTTTTCTGTGACATTCCTCCTGTCATGAGACTCTCCTGCACAGACTACCACCTCCATGAAGTCGTGGGATTTGCTGTCAGCAGCTGTGCCATCATGAGCTCCTTTGCCCTCACAGTCCTCTCCTATGCCAGGATCATCTCCACCATTGTACAGATCCCCTCTGTGGATGGAAGGTGgaaggccttctccacctgctgCTCTCACCTGACCACAGTTCTTTTGTTCTACGGAACAGGAAGTTTCATGTACCTGAGGCCAGCCTCCCGATATTTCTCAACCCAGGGACGCCTGGCGTCCATCTTTTACTCTGTTCTTACCCCGACCTTGAACCCTGTGATCTACTGTCTGAGGAACAAAGAGATGAAGGCTGCCCTGCAGAGAGTATACTGCCCAAGAAAACACTGAGAGCTGAGAGGTCCAATCGGTGGGTTTTTCACTAAGTCAACAGAAGTTTACAGAATCAAAgcactcccttcctcccctgacTGGTGACCAGAGATCACAGGGCCCCTCCCTCAGCTGCAAAGCTGCAGGTCTCTCCCTCCAGAGCTTCTCCGTCAGCACCTATGGACTCTCTTAACGCAGCACAACTTTTTTATGCTATTTATTTCCCCTATTTAATGAACGTGGAAGAATTCACTTGGTGCTGTTTTATTCTCGAGTGTTCCTCATCATCCTTGTGTAATGCCCCCTATGCTAAATCTCCAACACTGCTATAACAATGGAAtggctttcattttcatttcaccaCAACGTGTCTGGCCTTCATTTCTttaccatttctttaagtttttaatttgtaGTTTAGGTTAtcatggttacagtagtgttatCTTCCATAGTTTTGGTGAATGTactccaccatcaccaccaccaaagtgccaaagaccctccaccactgtcttctgtcacccctagcctgcctctttCTTCTCCACCCCCATActccttggtaatctcagttctgcatTCAAAAGTCAAGAGTTTGTCCTCCCAAAATATTGTTCCGTccttaatttttctctatatGCTACAAATGATcaagatcatctggcatttgttcctctccctctgacttaacaTGATGCTGTCCATTCCCACACAAGTTATAGAACACTACAAGATTTCACACATTAGTAGCTGAATTGTGTTCCACAGTTTGCGTACACACACGCGCCATAGCTTTTTATCTGTAAGtgcaataatttatattatttttatttctttagggcATCAGAGTCTACAGTACTATCTTAAGTCACTGTTTGACAGTTGCAGGCTACTGCACCATCCCCACCAGGACCTTCATGCCCTCCACCATCATGCCATCGTCCCTGCCCCTTGAGCTTTTCATTACCACAAATTATTCATCAGATCGTTTTTGTTaatcatttggattgtttccatgtcCACTGCGATGAACACAGGTCTCCACACATCTGTTCAAATTACTGCTTTTTGTGTCCTTAGGACAGATGCCAAGAAacagaattgctgagtcataagAAAGTTCTTAGTTGTAAAGAAGCTTCCCCAAGGCATTGCCCGATTTTACATCATACTATAGAACTGTATTAATCAAAACAGTGTAGTACTAACATAACAGACTCTCAgagcaaagaaaatgaacttaTATTCAACATATACGTATAGTTAATCTATGATAAGGCCACTGGGTacacaaagtggaacaaggaatgtCTCTACCAAATGGTAGGGGGATAATGGGGAAACTACATGTAACAATTGaaactggatccatatcttaTGCCACATACAAAGTTAATTCAAGCAGTTCCAAGGCCTTAAAATCAGACCAGACTCCATGAAATTCATGGAGgcaaacataggcagaaccctcctgGATACTGATAGTGAGATGTCTTCAGTGATTCAACTCCTTTAccagagacaaagaaaataaaaataaacagctgctattacatcaaactaagaatgtTTCCCATAGGAAAGTAAATACTGGCTTAAATGAAAAACATGCTACTGAAtcggagaaaatatttgcacactaaCCTTCATATAAAGAGCTGGTATGTAAGTTCAACCGAAAAACCTCAACCtctaaaaaaatactgaataaagATGAATAGACATTACCCTGAAGATGACATGCTTTCTGCttataggcatatgaaaaaatattcatcattacTGATTACTTGgcaagacaaataaaaatgatagtgAGATATCATCACAAACCACTGAGTAtggtatatatcaaaaagactcAAAATAACCACGTTGGCAGGAATGTGGTTGTTGGACACAGAGAGGGGCAGGAGCCACTCCATCCGCCTGGTTCCTGCTCCACgtcctgttttacttaaacctttttgtttttcttaaaatcccCACTTCTCCCCcctggccatctgtgagggaaggtcatttgggctgaaaactcagccttggcaaatagtttcataactgctattcactgtctatagaagccacccagacacaagtaGGATGGgcagctgccagaatgttctgaaaacatgtctagatcacctaccTGTAACTGcctgtttgtactatttgaaagtatgttttcttctgaatcatgaaacttacATTTTTACTCATGCTTCTGCTAACCTTTGTACGTGTGGGTTGGGATGTAAGCAGATGtgagcactgactataaaatttgcggCTTTTCCCTTGTTTGGCTCTTGCTTGGGCCTATGTGCCTAGAAGCTTCACCCCAGTTAGCtgcttaataaactccgcttgtttattacattactggctgagctctttgtgtggtactggaaatactttttcatagtactggaaatacttgccatactgattaggcaagaaaaagatattaagggcattgagattggaaaggaagaaatcaagctctcactattcacagatgacatgatactatacttagagaaccctaaaacttctaccaagaaactcctagtaacaatagactcatatagtaaggttcgaggctataaaatcaatacccaaaagtccatggctttcgtatacacaaataatgagagagaagaaagcgacatgataaaagcaatcccgttcacaattgtgcctcaaaatatcaagtacctcggaatcagcttaactaaggaggtataggacttgtataaagaaaactacaaaacactacttcaggaaataaaagaggacacgatggaaatggaaagatatcccctgctcatggattggaagaagtgacattgtcaaaatagcaatactccccaaagcactgtacacattcaatgcaatccctataaggatacccatgacattcttcaatgaaatggagcaaacacttctcaaactcatatggaacaataagcccccaagaatagctaaagcaattcaacctctccaacttcaaactctaatacatagtggtaataattaaaacagcatggtactggaacaaaggcagagtcgcagaccaatggaacagggttcaaTATTCTGAAACCcccacaaatatatgatcatctaatctttgataagggagcaagaaaggtgaagtggagcaagggaagcatttttaacaaacagtgctggcgaaactggacagctacatgcaaaaaaccgggctcagatctccacctatcaccatgtacaaaagtcaggtcaaaatggattaaagacctcaacatcagaccagaatccctaaggtacattgaagacaaggtcggcaaaaccctacCCAACATTGAATCCAAAGgtctcttcaaagatgacacgccactggccaagcgtgtgaaaataggactatcttaaactaaagcttctgcacctcaaaagaaacagtgaccaaggtacaatgacaatctacagaatgggaaaggatattcacccaatacccatctgataagaggttgatattaaggatatacaaggcactggttgacctccataaaaagaaaactgcctgggggctggagcaatagcacagcgggtagggcgtttgccttgcatgtggtcgacccgggttgattcccagcatcccatatggtctcctgagcaccgcttggagtaattcctgagtgcagagccaggagtgacccctgtgcattgctgggtgtgacccaaaaagctaaaaaaaaaaaagaaaactgccaacccaatcaaaaaatggggtgatgaaatgaacagaaattttctcaaataagaaatccgaatggctgacaggcacatgagaaaattctctgcaccactaattatcagggagatgcagatcaaaaaacaaccatgagatatcatctcacaccacagagactggcccacacccaaaaaaacaaaagcaaccagtgttgcgcggatatggggagaaagggactctccttcacctctggtgggaatgctgactggttcagcccttttggagaacaatatggacgactctcaaaaaattagaagttgagtttccatttgacccagcaataccactcctggcaatatatcccagaggggcaaaaaggtatagtagaaacaacatctgcatttgtatgttcattgctgcactgtttacaatagccaaaatttggaaaaaaaatcagagtgctcaaaaacagatgactggttaaagaaactttggtacctctacacaatggaataatatgcagctgttagaagagatgaagtcatgaaatttgcatataagtggatcaacatggaa is part of the Sorex araneus isolate mSorAra2 chromosome 2, mSorAra2.pri, whole genome shotgun sequence genome and harbors:
- the LOC129402548 gene encoding olfactory receptor 5A1-like, whose protein sequence is MSNQTSVTQFILRGFSDDPALRIVSVVFFLFVYLFGLLGNLSIITAVISEGRLHTPMYFFLKNLSFLDTCYTSVTIPKALVTTLMGSGVISYLECVAQLYTFITLGSTECFLLTAMAYDRCLAIYRPLLYGATMNHQLCCELVVMAWVAGAIFSAFHTANTFSLPFCGPNIIEHFFCDIPPVMRLSCTDYHLHEVVGFAVSSCAIMSSFALTVLSYARIISTIVQIPSVDGRWKAFSTCCSHLTTVLLFYGTGSFMYLRPASRYFSTQGRLASIFYSVLTPTLNPVIYCLRNKEMKAALQRVYCPRKH